One Phycisphaeraceae bacterium genomic window carries:
- the murC gene encoding UDP-N-acetylmuramate--L-alanine ligase: MNAPTPATPIVPASNPSNPASSPSGGARAGRAFDVAGKRCFLMGVGGAGMSALAQMLQARGGIVAGSDTTPSPVTDHLNRRGVRVGFDQTAGGIPDEVDVVVASAAIKPDNPQHMEATRRGLTVLSYAEALGQCMLGTTGVAIAGTHGKSTTTAMLGVALTHAGIDPTVIVGATCAQLSADGKTPTGFRLGGATIPTGDLAGRPGALLAEACEFNRSFHNLHPTIASISSVEADHLDIYGSLDAVVQSFREFALLLPAADEGGRLLIAHEGAHRREVTAGVRARIETIGFAPGADWVIEYDAQTRRVVLHHDREAVAGWLLQMPGEHNAINSAIACVLATYLGADPKKAAEALSGFRGVDRRLQYLGDRSGVRVYDDYGHHPTEVETTLRALRDHERPEERDGRLICVFQPHQHSRTRFLLEEFAQAFSQADVVIVPHIYFVRDSEIEKTRVSAADLVDRLRKRKIQAMHLYPFEAIIEQLEVMCRPGDLLVVMGAGPVWQIAHGYLKIDTGSKE; encoded by the coding sequence GTGAACGCCCCGACTCCCGCCACCCCGATCGTGCCAGCGTCCAATCCTTCCAACCCGGCTTCATCCCCTTCGGGCGGCGCGCGCGCCGGCCGCGCGTTCGACGTCGCCGGGAAGCGCTGCTTCCTGATGGGCGTCGGAGGGGCCGGGATGTCGGCGCTCGCGCAGATGCTGCAGGCGCGCGGCGGGATCGTCGCCGGGTCCGACACGACCCCCTCCCCCGTCACGGACCACCTCAACCGGCGCGGCGTGCGCGTGGGGTTCGATCAGACAGCCGGCGGCATCCCCGACGAGGTGGATGTCGTCGTCGCGTCGGCCGCGATCAAGCCCGACAACCCCCAGCACATGGAAGCCACCCGGCGCGGGCTGACCGTCCTGTCCTACGCCGAGGCGCTGGGCCAGTGCATGCTGGGCACGACCGGCGTCGCGATCGCCGGCACGCACGGCAAGTCGACGACGACCGCGATGCTTGGCGTCGCGCTCACGCACGCCGGCATCGACCCGACCGTCATCGTCGGCGCGACCTGCGCGCAGCTGTCGGCCGATGGGAAGACCCCCACCGGCTTCCGGCTGGGCGGCGCGACGATCCCCACCGGCGACCTCGCGGGCCGGCCCGGCGCGCTGCTGGCCGAGGCGTGCGAGTTCAACCGCTCGTTCCACAACCTGCACCCCACGATCGCGTCGATTTCGAGCGTCGAGGCGGACCACCTCGACATCTACGGGTCGCTCGACGCCGTCGTGCAGTCGTTCCGGGAGTTCGCGCTGCTGCTGCCCGCTGCCGACGAGGGCGGGCGCCTGCTCATCGCCCACGAGGGAGCGCACCGTCGCGAGGTGACCGCCGGCGTGCGCGCGCGCATCGAGACCATCGGCTTCGCGCCGGGCGCCGACTGGGTGATCGAGTACGACGCCCAGACCCGTCGCGTCGTGCTCCACCACGATCGCGAAGCGGTCGCCGGCTGGCTGCTCCAGATGCCGGGCGAGCACAACGCGATCAACTCAGCCATCGCGTGCGTGCTGGCGACCTACCTCGGGGCCGACCCGAAGAAAGCGGCGGAGGCGCTGTCGGGGTTTCGCGGCGTCGATCGGCGCCTGCAGTACCTGGGCGACCGCTCGGGGGTGCGCGTGTACGACGATTACGGGCACCACCCCACCGAAGTCGAGACCACGCTGCGCGCGCTGCGCGACCACGAGCGCCCCGAAGAGCGCGACGGGCGGCTGATCTGCGTCTTCCAGCCCCACCAGCACAGCCGCACGCGTTTCCTGCTCGAAGAATTCGCCCAGGCGTTCAGCCAGGCGGACGTGGTGATCGTGCCGCATATCTATTTCGTGCGCGACAGCGAGATCGAGAAGACGCGCGTGAGCGCCGCGGACCTTGTGGACCGCCTGCGCAAGCGGAAGATCCAGGCGATGCACCTCTACCCGTTCGAGGCGATCATCGAACAGCTCGAAGTCATGTGCCGCCCGGGCGACCTGCTGGTCGTCATGGGCGCCGGCCCGGTGTGGCAGATCGCCCACGGGTACCTCAAGATCGACACCGGCTCGAAGGAGTGA
- a CDS encoding ATP-dependent Clp protease proteolytic subunit, translating to MRATHRRATSHPTLAAALAAIRAVPASTLRTLAWATLALVAMVAPVGAFETAQPGAPSAAPASRQADKIAVITIHEPITSVTEYSVRRRLAEAEARGAQAVVFDINTPGGDLFATLAICNAIKGGPIPTTVAWINPDAYSAGVFIALACREIVTAPYATLGDAAPIAIMPGIGLQSLPETERQKILAPVLAELVNSARRNAYDEKFVQGFLSLGAELWLVEDTRTGERYFIDEPEWRTVFDSDPPRISPRFSAGATRGAGASTPDTQPLVDLPRPRARPAPGEPRGDDSEFRPAIPGLSGETLSAVSQNLDQPSLRPQFTSADRGRFRLIEYTSDGTTLLTLKQDDLLRYGFSSGVIRNDEELKAFFGAKELVRLDKSVVEHIVSFLRNNWVRGGLIAIFLLCMFLELVAPGVTAPGLIAGVCLLALLAPPLLLGAAGWWTIAAVGAGVVLLLVELFVLPGMIIFGAVGVLLLLAGLVGSFVNTNDPRMGDQIVHGLAITLLATFVAAIGMYFVGRVYGSVPVLNRLVLTGTQERPEEGDLLASDHAPEQGLVSVGDEGVATTPLRPAGSAQFGDTIVDVVSETGFADSGTRVRVLSVTRYRVGVEALETGGQPAPGERDKPVDANEPPDHHIEPVDGPETHA from the coding sequence ATGCGAGCCACTCACCGACGAGCAACATCCCATCCGACGCTCGCGGCAGCACTCGCCGCGATCCGGGCTGTCCCCGCCTCGACGCTGCGCACCCTCGCGTGGGCGACCCTGGCGCTCGTCGCGATGGTCGCACCGGTGGGGGCCTTCGAGACCGCCCAGCCCGGCGCGCCGTCCGCCGCCCCCGCGTCGCGCCAGGCCGACAAGATTGCCGTCATCACCATCCACGAGCCGATCACCTCGGTCACCGAGTACAGCGTGCGGCGCCGCCTCGCCGAGGCCGAGGCGCGCGGCGCCCAGGCGGTCGTCTTCGACATCAACACGCCCGGCGGCGACCTCTTCGCCACCCTCGCGATCTGCAACGCGATCAAGGGCGGCCCGATCCCCACCACGGTCGCCTGGATCAACCCCGACGCCTACTCGGCCGGCGTGTTCATCGCCCTTGCCTGCCGTGAGATCGTCACCGCGCCCTACGCGACGCTGGGCGACGCCGCCCCCATCGCGATCATGCCCGGCATCGGGCTCCAGAGTCTCCCCGAGACCGAGCGCCAGAAGATCCTCGCGCCCGTCCTCGCGGAACTCGTGAACTCCGCGCGCCGCAACGCCTACGACGAGAAGTTCGTGCAGGGCTTCCTCTCGCTGGGCGCCGAGCTGTGGCTCGTCGAGGACACCCGCACCGGCGAGCGCTATTTCATCGACGAGCCCGAGTGGCGAACGGTGTTCGACAGCGACCCGCCGCGCATCTCGCCGCGATTCTCCGCCGGAGCGACCCGCGGCGCCGGCGCGTCCACGCCCGACACCCAGCCCCTCGTCGATCTGCCGCGACCTCGGGCCCGACCCGCCCCCGGCGAGCCACGAGGCGACGACAGCGAGTTCCGGCCCGCGATCCCCGGGCTCTCCGGCGAGACGCTCTCCGCCGTCTCCCAGAACCTCGACCAGCCCTCGCTTCGTCCTCAGTTCACCAGCGCCGACCGGGGGCGCTTCCGGCTCATCGAATACACCAGCGACGGCACCACGCTCCTCACGCTCAAGCAGGACGATCTGCTCCGCTACGGCTTCTCCTCGGGCGTGATCCGAAACGACGAGGAACTCAAGGCGTTCTTCGGCGCCAAGGAGCTCGTCCGCCTCGACAAAAGCGTCGTCGAGCACATCGTCTCGTTCCTGCGCAACAACTGGGTCCGCGGCGGGCTGATCGCGATCTTCCTCCTGTGCATGTTCCTCGAGCTGGTCGCGCCGGGCGTGACCGCGCCGGGGCTCATCGCGGGCGTCTGCCTGCTCGCGCTGCTCGCGCCGCCGCTGCTGCTCGGCGCCGCCGGCTGGTGGACCATCGCCGCCGTGGGCGCAGGCGTCGTGCTGCTGCTGGTCGAGCTCTTCGTGCTGCCCGGGATGATCATCTTCGGCGCAGTCGGGGTGCTCCTGCTGCTCGCGGGGCTGGTGGGCTCGTTCGTGAACACCAACGACCCGCGCATGGGCGACCAGATCGTGCACGGGCTGGCGATCACGCTGCTGGCGACCTTCGTCGCCGCGATCGGCATGTATTTCGTCGGGCGCGTCTACGGCTCCGTGCCCGTCCTCAACCGACTCGTCCTCACCGGCACGCAGGAACGACCCGAAGAAGGCGATCTCCTCGCGAGCGACCACGCTCCCGAGCAGGGCCTCGTCTCGGTCGGCGACGAGGGCGTCGCCACCACGCCGCTGCGCCCGGCAGGGTCCGCGCAGTTCGGCGACACGATCGTCGATGTCGTCAGCGAAACCGGCTTCGCCGACAGCGGCACGCGCGTGCGCGTGCTCAGCGTCACCAGATACCGCGTCGGGGTCGAAGCGCTCGAGACAGGCGGTCAACCCGCGCCAGGCGAGCGCGATAAGCCCGTCGACGCCAACGAGCCACCCGATCATCACATTGAGCCCGTCGACGGCCCGGAGACACACGCGTGA
- the floA gene encoding flotillin-like protein FloA (flotillin-like protein involved in membrane lipid rafts), with protein MHPILLAAIVIVGILLLILFFVLLQFINLWIQALFSGAKVSLFDLIGMRFRKIDPRIIVLSRIRAVKANLNIGTAQLETHYLAGGRVPSVITALIAADRAKIDLPWDTACAIDLAGRDILDAVQTSVNPKVIDCPGVASGRATIDAVAQDGIQLKVRARVTVRANIARLIGGATEETIIARVGEGIVTTIGSAKTHKEVLENPDRISKTVLSKGLDAGTAFEILSIDIADIDVGQNIGAIIQADQAEADKKRFQAEAEKRRALATAVEQENRAKVQENRAKVVAAEAEIPLAMAEAFRKGQLGIMDYHRLKNIQADTDMRTAISGGTETTAQQQQSRSGSGS; from the coding sequence ATGCACCCGATCCTGCTCGCCGCCATCGTCATCGTCGGCATCCTGCTCCTGATCCTCTTCTTCGTTCTCCTCCAGTTCATCAACCTCTGGATCCAGGCGCTGTTCTCCGGCGCGAAGGTCTCGCTGTTCGACCTGATCGGCATGCGATTCCGGAAGATCGACCCGCGCATCATCGTGCTCAGCCGCATCCGCGCCGTGAAGGCCAACCTCAACATCGGCACCGCGCAGCTCGAGACGCACTACCTCGCCGGCGGGCGCGTCCCCAGCGTCATCACGGCGCTCATCGCCGCCGACCGAGCGAAGATCGACCTGCCCTGGGACACCGCCTGCGCCATCGACCTCGCCGGTCGCGACATCCTCGACGCCGTGCAGACCTCCGTGAACCCCAAGGTCATCGACTGCCCCGGCGTCGCCTCGGGTCGCGCCACCATCGACGCCGTCGCGCAGGACGGCATCCAGCTCAAGGTCCGCGCTCGCGTCACCGTTCGCGCCAACATCGCGCGACTCATCGGCGGCGCCACCGAGGAAACCATCATCGCGCGCGTCGGCGAGGGCATCGTCACCACGATCGGCTCCGCCAAGACCCACAAGGAAGTCCTCGAAAACCCCGATCGCATCTCCAAGACCGTGCTCTCCAAGGGCCTCGACGCCGGCACCGCCTTCGAGATCCTCTCCATCGACATCGCCGACATCGACGTCGGCCAGAACATCGGCGCCATCATCCAGGCCGACCAGGCCGAGGCCGACAAGAAGCGCTTCCAGGCAGAAGCCGAGAAGCGCCGAGCCCTCGCGACCGCCGTCGAGCAGGAAAACCGCGCCAAGGTCCAGGAGAACCGCGCGAAGGTCGTCGCCGCCGAGGCCGAAATCCCCCTCGCCATGGCCGAGGCCTTCCGCAAGGGCCAGCTCGGCATCATGGACTACCACCGCCTCAAGAACATCCAGGCCGACACCGACATGCGCACCGCGATCAGCGGCGGCACCGAAACCACCGCCCAGCAGCAGCAGTCGCGCAGCGGCTCCGGCTCCTGA
- a CDS encoding NUDIX domain-containing protein yields the protein MPDQSTPTTPLPYKIAVLTDLRDAQGRILLIRRKKHPNFGMCSPIGGKLDMHTGESPAQCARREILEEAGIEVPIERLRLAGMISETAFEGNGHWLIFWYRVLGAVEVQTQEIREGWLEWHDPSTIESLPLPETDRRIIWPLVNKHEGGFFAVHIDCGKDPTDLRWVVEQAD from the coding sequence ATGCCCGACCAATCCACCCCGACCACGCCGCTTCCCTACAAGATCGCTGTCCTCACCGACCTGCGCGATGCGCAGGGGCGGATCCTCCTCATCCGGCGCAAGAAGCACCCCAACTTCGGGATGTGCTCGCCCATCGGGGGCAAACTCGACATGCACACCGGCGAGAGCCCGGCCCAGTGCGCACGGCGCGAGATTCTCGAGGAAGCCGGCATCGAGGTCCCGATCGAGCGACTCCGGCTCGCCGGCATGATCAGCGAGACCGCGTTCGAGGGCAACGGGCACTGGCTCATCTTCTGGTATCGCGTCCTGGGCGCCGTCGAGGTCCAGACCCAGGAGATCCGCGAGGGCTGGCTCGAGTGGCACGATCCTTCCACGATCGAGTCCCTCCCCCTCCCCGAAACCGACCGACGCATCATCTGGCCCCTCGTGAACAAGCACGAGGGCGGCTTCTTCGCCGTCCATATCGACTGCGGCAAGGACCCGACCGACCTCCGCTGGGTCGTCGAGCAGGCGGACTGA